From a single Sorghum bicolor cultivar BTx623 chromosome 5, Sorghum_bicolor_NCBIv3, whole genome shotgun sequence genomic region:
- the LOC110435340 gene encoding uncharacterized protein LOC110435340 isoform X2 — MDSCNNKWQRIYDSVSKAKSSDDTVCNENAASAQNQSSDHCPRKFDNPEEGNTAHEDCQQIYRKHTSDISTQRSAGNSMIACACTEIFNFETHREADRFAVGQIWALYDNFDLMPRFYARIMHFDAHNEKIHLTWLEHDATNKEEEKWTDKKLPVACGSFRLQPTVDTSQDRFMFSHTVAWTKGMKGNSYDIYPNKGEVWALYKGWSMQWSSDTDNHRSYEYEVVEVLSTMSTDDGATVIPLVKIKGFVSLFARSKGMSSFFIPSSEVLRFSHSISLYRTNGNEKTGVPRGFLELDTACLPADLDEAFSSVTLVSYMFLGNMTGCVFADFTTESVDNKMDCGDEPTAQKENPLEQNVCHSISTDDTDDISSEQNTSKQKKASDANEFGREDTSTLPNAAGSCDLHMLGKRKHDDCADSGRRRDSCINKRQTKHVPDTMDSQGEGNATHEDCQQKYKEGATDIGNQTHGNPGIAYECTGSIRSRDSRNNEKQRKDNSLADTNSTDDNVCSDNVAGGKNQAAEPVPSTLDSQDSGNVTQGGSQQKYKKDGMDIANNMHCNPVITYKCSDFFDFRTLREVNRIAANQIWAIYDDHDSMPRNYAQINDVDASNNIVQLTWLEHNTTNSQETRWNRKELPVACGNFCLGETCVLHDPPMYFSHKVSWVTGKNRNSFEIRPKRGEIWALYKESSLLQSRDTDNHQSVDYDVVEVCDDSMSVGIIVFPLVRIEGFVSLFAESKDKSHILIPSSELLRFSHSIPCYRTNGSEKVGVGGLLELDTAALPCGLATVFPSVTLDSFIDLNKKKVTEFVGVTYPDSEFYNFDEDRSCEKFERGQIWALYSSTDTFPNLYGWINKVEKEPFNVHLTWLKACSHGVDKHWLEQDIPVSCGNFVTRNSTTEHCETCAFSHLVVSRCEIGPRQQVKIFPKVGEVWAIYKNWAPDWVPSSKDRPANYAIGWIKMCTEATTLFAFLTKVNGHLSVFKHDVLKRPLEIPRKENLRFSHRIPSFRLTKDNGGKLCGFYELDPAAVPDVLL, encoded by the exons ATGGACTCCTGTAACAATAAGTGGCAGAGGATATATGATTCAGTCTCCAAGGCTAAGTCAAGTGATGATACAGTGTGTAATGAGAACGCTGCTAGTGCTCAGAATCAATCTTCTGATCATTGCCCTAGAAAATTTGACAACCCAGAGGAAGGAAATACAGCACATGAAGACTGTCAGCAAATTTACAGGAAACATACTTCTGATATTTCTACCCAGAGGTCAGCTGGCAATTCTATGATTGCATGTGCTTGTACTGAGATCTTTAATTTTGAGACCCACAGGGAGGCTGATCGGTTCGCAGTTGGTCAGATCTGGGCCCTTTACGATAACTTTGATCTCATGCCAAGATTTTATGCTCGAATAATGCATTTTGACGCTCACAACGAAAAAATACATTTGACTTGGTTGGAGCATGATGCGACAAATAAAGAAGAGGAGAAATGGACGGATAAAAAACTCCCTGTTGCTTGTGGAAGCTTCCGCTTACAACCAACTGTAGATACATCACAAGACAGGTTCATGTTTTCTCACACTGTTGCATGGACAAAGGGTATGAAAGGAAACTCGTATGACATATATCCTAACAAGGGTGAGGTATGGGCTCTTTACAAGGGATGGAGCATGCAATGGAGCTCAGATACAGATAACCATAGATCCTACGAGTATGAGGTTGTGGAAGTCTTGTCTACTATGTCAACTGACGATGGTGCCACAGTTATCCCACTAGTCAAGATTAAGGGTTTTGTCAGTTTATTCGCAAGATCTAAGGGCATGTCCTCGTTTTTTATACCATCGAGTGAGGTACTTAGGTTTTCTCACAGCATTTCCCTTTATAGGACAAATGGAAATGAAAAAACTGGTGTCCCAAGAGGCTTTCTGGAGCTTGATACTGCATGTCTCCCAGCTGACCTAGATGAAGCATTTTCTTCTGTCACTCTTGTGTCTTACATGTTTCTCGGCAACATGACAGGCTGTGTGTTCGCTGATTTCACCACTGAGAGTGTAGATAATAAAATGGATTGCGGAGACGAGCCGACTGCTCAAAAGGAGAATCCCTTAGAACAAAATGTTTGCCACTCAATTTCTACAGATGACACCGATGATATTTCTTCTGAACAAAATACATCAAAGCAGAAAAAAGCAAGTGATGCCAATGAATTTGGTAGAGAAGATACATCTACATTGCCAAATGCTGCAGGGTCATGCGATCTTCATATGTTAGGCAAGAGGAAGCATGATGATTGTGCTGACAGTGGCCGCAGGAGGGACTCTTGTATCAATAAGAGGCAAA CCAAACATGTTCCTGACACCATGGACAGCCAAGGTGAAGGAAATGCAACACATGAAGATTGTCAGCAAAAGTACAAGGAGGGAGCTACAGATATTGGTAATCAGACGCATGGCAATCCTGGGATTGCTTATGAGTGCACTGGTAGCATCCGCAGCAGGGACTCTCGTAACAATGAAAAGCAAAGGAAGGACAATTCACTTGCTGACACTAATTCAACTGATGATAATGTGTGTAGTGATAATGTTGCTGGTGGTAAGAATCAAGCTGCTGAACCTGTTCCCAGCACATTAGACAGCCAAGATTCGGGAAATGTAACTCAAGGAGGCAGTCAGCAAAAGTACAAAAAGGATGGAATGGATATTGCCAATAATATGCATTGTAATCCTGTGATTACCTATAAGTGTTCAGATTTCTTTGATTTCAGAACATTAAGAGAAGTTAACAGGATAGCAGCTAATCAAATCTGGGCAATTTATGATGATCATGATTCCATGCCAAGAAATTATGCGCAGATAAATGATGTCGATGCTTCCAACAATATTGTTCAGTTGACTTGGCTGGAACACAACACAACGAATTCACAGGAGACTAGATGGAATCGTAAAGAACTGCCTGTTGCATGTGGAAACTTCTGCTTAGGAGAGACATGTGTACTACATGACCCACCAATGTACTTTTCTCATAAAGTTTCATGGGTAACAGGCAAAAATAGGAATTCATTTGAAATTCGTCCTAAAAGGGGTGAGATATGGGCTCTTTACAAAGAATCAAGTTTGCTGCAGAGCAGAGACACTGATAATCATCAATCTGTTGACTATGATGTTGTGGAAGTTTGCGATGACTCAATGAGTGTCGGTATTATCGTTTTCCCCTTGGTCAGAATTGAAGGCTTTGTGAGCCTATTTGCGGAGTCCAAGGATAAATCCCATATTTTGATACCATCGAGTGAGCTACTTCGATTTTCTCATAGTATACCTTGTTATAGAACAAATGGAAGTGAAAAGGTAGGGGTAGGAGGGTTACTGGAACTGGATACCGCTGCTCTTCCTTGTGGCTTGGCCACAGTGTTTCCTTCCGTCACTCTGGATTCTTTCATCGATCTCAACAAGAAAAAAGTCACAGAGTTTGTCGGTGTTACATATCCTGACTCTGAATTCTACAATTTTGATGAAGACCGCTCGTGTGAGAAATTTGAGCGTGGGCAAATTTGGGCTCTATACAGCAGTACTGATACATTTCCCAACCTCTATGGTTGGATAAACAAAGTTGAGAAGGAACCATTCAATGTACATTTGACCTGGCTCAAGGCTTGCTCTCACGGTGTAGATAAGCATTGGTTGGAGCAGGACATCCCTGTGAGCTGTGGTAATTTTGTGACCCGGAATTCAACAACCGAGCATTGTGAAACCTGTGCTTTCTCCCATTTAGTGGTAAGCAGGTGCGAAATTGGTCCAAGGCAGCAGGTCAAAATTTTTCCAAAGGTAGGTGAGGTCTGGGCCATCTACAAGAACTGGGCACCCGACTGGGTTCCTTCCAGTAAAGATCGTCCTGCCAACTATGCCATTGGCTGGATCAAGATGTGTACTGAAGCTACCACTCTGTTTGCTTTCCTGACCAAAGTCAATGGCCACCTGTCTGTGTTCAAGCATGATGTGCTGAAGCGACCACTGGAGATACCAAGGAAAGAGAACCTGAGATTTTCTCATCGGATACCATCATTCCGCCTGACAAAAGATAATGGTGGCAAGCTCTGTGGCTTCTATGAGCTTGaccctgctgctgttcctgacgTTCTTCTTTAG
- the LOC110435340 gene encoding uncharacterized protein LOC110435340 isoform X1 has translation MDSCNNKWQRIYDSVSKAKSSDDTVCNENAASAQNQSSDHCPRKFDNPEEGNTAHEDCQQIYRKHTSDISTQRSAGNSMIACACTEIFNFETHREADRFAVGQIWALYDNFDLMPRFYARIMHFDAHNEKIHLTWLEHDATNKEEEKWTDKKLPVACGSFRLQPTVDTSQDRFMFSHTVAWTKGMKGNSYDIYPNKGEVWALYKGWSMQWSSDTDNHRSYEYEVVEVLSTMSTDDGATVIPLVKIKGFVSLFARSKGMSSFFIPSSEVLRFSHSISLYRTNGNEKTGVPRGFLELDTACLPADLDEAFSSVTLVSYMFLGNMTGCVFADFTTESVDNKMDCGDEPTAQKENPLEQNVCHSISTDDTDDISSEQNTSKQKKASDANEFGREDTSTLPNAAGSCDLHMLGKRKHDDCADSGRRRDSCINKRQSKDNSLSDTNSTADKMYNDDVAVAKAAKHVPDTMDSQGEGNATHEDCQQKYKEGATDIGNQTHGNPGIAYECTGSIRSRDSRNNEKQRKDNSLADTNSTDDNVCSDNVAGGKNQAAEPVPSTLDSQDSGNVTQGGSQQKYKKDGMDIANNMHCNPVITYKCSDFFDFRTLREVNRIAANQIWAIYDDHDSMPRNYAQINDVDASNNIVQLTWLEHNTTNSQETRWNRKELPVACGNFCLGETCVLHDPPMYFSHKVSWVTGKNRNSFEIRPKRGEIWALYKESSLLQSRDTDNHQSVDYDVVEVCDDSMSVGIIVFPLVRIEGFVSLFAESKDKSHILIPSSELLRFSHSIPCYRTNGSEKVGVGGLLELDTAALPCGLATVFPSVTLDSFIDLNKKKVTEFVGVTYPDSEFYNFDEDRSCEKFERGQIWALYSSTDTFPNLYGWINKVEKEPFNVHLTWLKACSHGVDKHWLEQDIPVSCGNFVTRNSTTEHCETCAFSHLVVSRCEIGPRQQVKIFPKVGEVWAIYKNWAPDWVPSSKDRPANYAIGWIKMCTEATTLFAFLTKVNGHLSVFKHDVLKRPLEIPRKENLRFSHRIPSFRLTKDNGGKLCGFYELDPAAVPDVLL, from the coding sequence ATGGACTCCTGTAACAATAAGTGGCAGAGGATATATGATTCAGTCTCCAAGGCTAAGTCAAGTGATGATACAGTGTGTAATGAGAACGCTGCTAGTGCTCAGAATCAATCTTCTGATCATTGCCCTAGAAAATTTGACAACCCAGAGGAAGGAAATACAGCACATGAAGACTGTCAGCAAATTTACAGGAAACATACTTCTGATATTTCTACCCAGAGGTCAGCTGGCAATTCTATGATTGCATGTGCTTGTACTGAGATCTTTAATTTTGAGACCCACAGGGAGGCTGATCGGTTCGCAGTTGGTCAGATCTGGGCCCTTTACGATAACTTTGATCTCATGCCAAGATTTTATGCTCGAATAATGCATTTTGACGCTCACAACGAAAAAATACATTTGACTTGGTTGGAGCATGATGCGACAAATAAAGAAGAGGAGAAATGGACGGATAAAAAACTCCCTGTTGCTTGTGGAAGCTTCCGCTTACAACCAACTGTAGATACATCACAAGACAGGTTCATGTTTTCTCACACTGTTGCATGGACAAAGGGTATGAAAGGAAACTCGTATGACATATATCCTAACAAGGGTGAGGTATGGGCTCTTTACAAGGGATGGAGCATGCAATGGAGCTCAGATACAGATAACCATAGATCCTACGAGTATGAGGTTGTGGAAGTCTTGTCTACTATGTCAACTGACGATGGTGCCACAGTTATCCCACTAGTCAAGATTAAGGGTTTTGTCAGTTTATTCGCAAGATCTAAGGGCATGTCCTCGTTTTTTATACCATCGAGTGAGGTACTTAGGTTTTCTCACAGCATTTCCCTTTATAGGACAAATGGAAATGAAAAAACTGGTGTCCCAAGAGGCTTTCTGGAGCTTGATACTGCATGTCTCCCAGCTGACCTAGATGAAGCATTTTCTTCTGTCACTCTTGTGTCTTACATGTTTCTCGGCAACATGACAGGCTGTGTGTTCGCTGATTTCACCACTGAGAGTGTAGATAATAAAATGGATTGCGGAGACGAGCCGACTGCTCAAAAGGAGAATCCCTTAGAACAAAATGTTTGCCACTCAATTTCTACAGATGACACCGATGATATTTCTTCTGAACAAAATACATCAAAGCAGAAAAAAGCAAGTGATGCCAATGAATTTGGTAGAGAAGATACATCTACATTGCCAAATGCTGCAGGGTCATGCGATCTTCATATGTTAGGCAAGAGGAAGCATGATGATTGTGCTGACAGTGGCCGCAGGAGGGACTCTTGTATCAATAAGAGGCAAAGTAAGGACAATTCACTTTCTGATACTAATTCCACTGCTGATAAAATGTATAATGATGATGTTGCTGTCGCTAAAGCAGCCAAACATGTTCCTGACACCATGGACAGCCAAGGTGAAGGAAATGCAACACATGAAGATTGTCAGCAAAAGTACAAGGAGGGAGCTACAGATATTGGTAATCAGACGCATGGCAATCCTGGGATTGCTTATGAGTGCACTGGTAGCATCCGCAGCAGGGACTCTCGTAACAATGAAAAGCAAAGGAAGGACAATTCACTTGCTGACACTAATTCAACTGATGATAATGTGTGTAGTGATAATGTTGCTGGTGGTAAGAATCAAGCTGCTGAACCTGTTCCCAGCACATTAGACAGCCAAGATTCGGGAAATGTAACTCAAGGAGGCAGTCAGCAAAAGTACAAAAAGGATGGAATGGATATTGCCAATAATATGCATTGTAATCCTGTGATTACCTATAAGTGTTCAGATTTCTTTGATTTCAGAACATTAAGAGAAGTTAACAGGATAGCAGCTAATCAAATCTGGGCAATTTATGATGATCATGATTCCATGCCAAGAAATTATGCGCAGATAAATGATGTCGATGCTTCCAACAATATTGTTCAGTTGACTTGGCTGGAACACAACACAACGAATTCACAGGAGACTAGATGGAATCGTAAAGAACTGCCTGTTGCATGTGGAAACTTCTGCTTAGGAGAGACATGTGTACTACATGACCCACCAATGTACTTTTCTCATAAAGTTTCATGGGTAACAGGCAAAAATAGGAATTCATTTGAAATTCGTCCTAAAAGGGGTGAGATATGGGCTCTTTACAAAGAATCAAGTTTGCTGCAGAGCAGAGACACTGATAATCATCAATCTGTTGACTATGATGTTGTGGAAGTTTGCGATGACTCAATGAGTGTCGGTATTATCGTTTTCCCCTTGGTCAGAATTGAAGGCTTTGTGAGCCTATTTGCGGAGTCCAAGGATAAATCCCATATTTTGATACCATCGAGTGAGCTACTTCGATTTTCTCATAGTATACCTTGTTATAGAACAAATGGAAGTGAAAAGGTAGGGGTAGGAGGGTTACTGGAACTGGATACCGCTGCTCTTCCTTGTGGCTTGGCCACAGTGTTTCCTTCCGTCACTCTGGATTCTTTCATCGATCTCAACAAGAAAAAAGTCACAGAGTTTGTCGGTGTTACATATCCTGACTCTGAATTCTACAATTTTGATGAAGACCGCTCGTGTGAGAAATTTGAGCGTGGGCAAATTTGGGCTCTATACAGCAGTACTGATACATTTCCCAACCTCTATGGTTGGATAAACAAAGTTGAGAAGGAACCATTCAATGTACATTTGACCTGGCTCAAGGCTTGCTCTCACGGTGTAGATAAGCATTGGTTGGAGCAGGACATCCCTGTGAGCTGTGGTAATTTTGTGACCCGGAATTCAACAACCGAGCATTGTGAAACCTGTGCTTTCTCCCATTTAGTGGTAAGCAGGTGCGAAATTGGTCCAAGGCAGCAGGTCAAAATTTTTCCAAAGGTAGGTGAGGTCTGGGCCATCTACAAGAACTGGGCACCCGACTGGGTTCCTTCCAGTAAAGATCGTCCTGCCAACTATGCCATTGGCTGGATCAAGATGTGTACTGAAGCTACCACTCTGTTTGCTTTCCTGACCAAAGTCAATGGCCACCTGTCTGTGTTCAAGCATGATGTGCTGAAGCGACCACTGGAGATACCAAGGAAAGAGAACCTGAGATTTTCTCATCGGATACCATCATTCCGCCTGACAAAAGATAATGGTGGCAAGCTCTGTGGCTTCTATGAGCTTGaccctgctgctgttcctgacgTTCTTCTTTAG